A window of Vespa velutina chromosome 15, iVesVel2.1, whole genome shotgun sequence contains these coding sequences:
- the LOC124954332 gene encoding PDZ domain-containing protein 2-like isoform X1 yields MRWFRGHAEAPRLLSLSPLQADEDLDGASYHFHVTSQYRDMSPVRWTRRKSSSSESERNCYNVQTSRVTTERTPNKKEKKKIQEERRRICEKRHPLLDRVKNTRLTFFKDRDSDEDEENEENEENEDDEVSERMQFRSMYELSQRGLTRNEFRRSVCENDLKDITEEERIRAKRKRRSKSQNRLVSQRKSEHQEDRYSFLGIETSTPENVKHSVLPSETYNDNHGGGPRLSRWRKSKEKDLTEEEEEHRNQDDQNQRTKEEGFDSITPSSCLAAKFRAMQDRYLKSSTSKLIAKIYKKDSKECNKDGKDKRRLRSFSYGTLPGLEELRTNPLYEDQDQDDNDSGILDNDSATSSLLDDRCSSGASGLMTSQSSSTNDSPPRLPPRKPSTSIMDADRTARFFSALDIHCVRTDGKACTKDILTFDPNDDSSELIEDSKLENTKGSHLPVIRSKAYITETMVVKLFRDTPDQCLGIFIAKTAETSPGYLVAHVVPNGLADKEGTLKIGDEILIVNGRRLRGLSMAEARKILGNGSGPGEVDIVVSRYSSVDHAKKLKESSVDYENVSIENGHGVIVEDSPRSRFKKRQAKHHRDKKNESGRSIISDKTILSTDNNNGSTIQLQTQSVSNFCTLPRRPRSTVSTFLTVLFEKGPGKKSLGFTIVGGKDSPKGSIGIFIKSVLPSGQAAEDGRLRAGDEILAVNGQVCHDLTHREAVQLFRHIKSGPVALHLCRRIKNREPQATKAKSCADLLLVDT; encoded by the exons ACATGTCACCTGTGAGATGGACTCGTAGAAAATCATCAAGCTCGGAATCGGAGAGGAATTGTTATAACGTTCAAACGTCTCGCGTTACGACCGAACGTActccaaataaaaaagaaaagaagaagatacaaGAGGAAAGACGAAGGATTTGCGAGAAGAGACATCCTTTGTTGGATCGAGTGAAAAATACGAGGCTTACGTTTTTCAAGGATCGAGATTCCGACGAAGACGAGGAAAACGAGGAGAACGAGGAAAACGAGGACGATGAGGTATCCGAGAGAATGCAATTTCGATCGATGTACGAGCTCAGTCAACGTGGTTTAACGAGGAACGAGTTTCGAAGATCCGTTTGCGAGAATGATTTGAAGGATATAACAGAAGAGGAAAGGATTCGAGCTAAGAGGAAACGTAGATCAAAGTCACAAAATAGATTGGTCTCCCAACGTAAATCGGAACATCAGGAGGatcgttattcttttttggGTATAGAAACGTCTACTCCTGAAAATGTAAAACATTCGGTGTTACCTAGTGAAacttataacgataatcatggGGGAGGACCAAGATTGTCTCGTTGGaggaagagtaaagaaaaagatctgaccgaggaggaagaggaacaTAGAAATCAAGATGATCAAAatcaaagaacgaaagaggaagGTTTTGATAGTATCACGCCGTCGAGTTGTCTCGCAGCCAAGTTCCGTGCTATGCAGGATAGATATCTCAAGAGTTCAACGAGTAAACTCATAGCTAAGATTTATAAGAAGGATAGTAAAGAATGTAATAAGGATGGTAAGGACAAGAGAAGATTACGTAGCTTTTCTTACGGTACTTTGCCTGGTCTCGAAGAATTAAGAACGAATCCTCTTTACGAGGATCAGGATCAGGATGACAATGATTCCGGTATCTTAGATAATGACTCGGCTACCAGTTCTCTTCTTGATGATAGATGTAGTAGTGGTGCATCAGGCTTGATGACGAGTCAATCTAGTAGTACAAATGATTCACCACCAAGATTACCACCTAGAAAACCTTCGACCTCGATAATGGACGCCGATAGGACAGCACGATTTTTTTCTGCATTGGATATTCATTGTGTTAGAACAGATGGTAAAGCTTGTACAAAGGACATTCTAACGTTTGATCCAAACGATGATTCTTCCGAGCTTATCGAAGATTCTAAATTGGAGAATACTAAAGGTTCACATTTACCAGTAATCAGAAGTAAAGCTTATATCACCGAAACTATGGTAGTGAAATTGTTCAGAGATACGCCCGATCAATGTTTAGGGATTTTTATAGCTAAAACTGCTGAAACTAGTCCAGGATATTTGGTAGCGCATGTTGTACCCAATGGATTGGCCGATAAAGAAGGAACTTTGAAGATTGGCGATGAGATATTGATTGTCAATGGAAGGAGACTCAGAGGATTGAGCATGGCCGAAGCTAGAAAAATTCTAGGAAATGGAAGTGGCCCAGGTGAAGTTGATATCGTTGTATCCAGATATTCTTCTGTGGATCATGCTAAAAAACTTAAAGAAAGTAGTGTAGATTATGAAAACGTTAGCATAGAAAATGGTCATGGTGTTATAGTCGAGGATTCACCAAGATCTCGTTTTAAAAAACGTCAGGCCAAGCATcacagagataaaaaaaatgaatctgGCAGATCTATCATCTCtgataaaacaattttgtcaacggataataacaatggatCCACGATACAATTGCAAACGCAAAGTGTATCGAATTTTTGTACATTACCTAGAAGACCAAGGAGCACAGTTTCAACGTTTTTGACAGTTCTATTTGAAAAGGGTCCGGGAAAGAAATCCTTGGGATTTACCATTGTCGGTGGAAAGGACAGTCCTAAAGGAAGCATCG GCATCTTCATAAAATCGGTTCTACCAAGTGGTCAGGCCGCCGAAGATGGTCGTTTGCGTGCAGGAGACGAGATTTTAGCTGTGAACGGTCAGGTTTGTCACGACTTGACACACAGAGAAGCTGTACAACTCTTTCGCCATATCAAAAGTGGCCCAGTTGCGTTACATTTGTGCAGACGTATTAAAAATCGAGAACCACA AGCAACGAAGGCCAAGTCGTGTGCAGATCTTCTTCTCGTCGATACGTGA
- the LOC124954332 gene encoding PDZ domain-containing protein 2-like isoform X2, which yields MTQSHEDMSPVRWTRRKSSSSESERNCYNVQTSRVTTERTPNKKEKKKIQEERRRICEKRHPLLDRVKNTRLTFFKDRDSDEDEENEENEENEDDEVSERMQFRSMYELSQRGLTRNEFRRSVCENDLKDITEEERIRAKRKRRSKSQNRLVSQRKSEHQEDRYSFLGIETSTPENVKHSVLPSETYNDNHGGGPRLSRWRKSKEKDLTEEEEEHRNQDDQNQRTKEEGFDSITPSSCLAAKFRAMQDRYLKSSTSKLIAKIYKKDSKECNKDGKDKRRLRSFSYGTLPGLEELRTNPLYEDQDQDDNDSGILDNDSATSSLLDDRCSSGASGLMTSQSSSTNDSPPRLPPRKPSTSIMDADRTARFFSALDIHCVRTDGKACTKDILTFDPNDDSSELIEDSKLENTKGSHLPVIRSKAYITETMVVKLFRDTPDQCLGIFIAKTAETSPGYLVAHVVPNGLADKEGTLKIGDEILIVNGRRLRGLSMAEARKILGNGSGPGEVDIVVSRYSSVDHAKKLKESSVDYENVSIENGHGVIVEDSPRSRFKKRQAKHHRDKKNESGRSIISDKTILSTDNNNGSTIQLQTQSVSNFCTLPRRPRSTVSTFLTVLFEKGPGKKSLGFTIVGGKDSPKGSIGIFIKSVLPSGQAAEDGRLRAGDEILAVNGQVCHDLTHREAVQLFRHIKSGPVALHLCRRIKNREPQATKAKSCADLLLVDT from the exons ATGACTCAGTCACACGAAG ACATGTCACCTGTGAGATGGACTCGTAGAAAATCATCAAGCTCGGAATCGGAGAGGAATTGTTATAACGTTCAAACGTCTCGCGTTACGACCGAACGTActccaaataaaaaagaaaagaagaagatacaaGAGGAAAGACGAAGGATTTGCGAGAAGAGACATCCTTTGTTGGATCGAGTGAAAAATACGAGGCTTACGTTTTTCAAGGATCGAGATTCCGACGAAGACGAGGAAAACGAGGAGAACGAGGAAAACGAGGACGATGAGGTATCCGAGAGAATGCAATTTCGATCGATGTACGAGCTCAGTCAACGTGGTTTAACGAGGAACGAGTTTCGAAGATCCGTTTGCGAGAATGATTTGAAGGATATAACAGAAGAGGAAAGGATTCGAGCTAAGAGGAAACGTAGATCAAAGTCACAAAATAGATTGGTCTCCCAACGTAAATCGGAACATCAGGAGGatcgttattcttttttggGTATAGAAACGTCTACTCCTGAAAATGTAAAACATTCGGTGTTACCTAGTGAAacttataacgataatcatggGGGAGGACCAAGATTGTCTCGTTGGaggaagagtaaagaaaaagatctgaccgaggaggaagaggaacaTAGAAATCAAGATGATCAAAatcaaagaacgaaagaggaagGTTTTGATAGTATCACGCCGTCGAGTTGTCTCGCAGCCAAGTTCCGTGCTATGCAGGATAGATATCTCAAGAGTTCAACGAGTAAACTCATAGCTAAGATTTATAAGAAGGATAGTAAAGAATGTAATAAGGATGGTAAGGACAAGAGAAGATTACGTAGCTTTTCTTACGGTACTTTGCCTGGTCTCGAAGAATTAAGAACGAATCCTCTTTACGAGGATCAGGATCAGGATGACAATGATTCCGGTATCTTAGATAATGACTCGGCTACCAGTTCTCTTCTTGATGATAGATGTAGTAGTGGTGCATCAGGCTTGATGACGAGTCAATCTAGTAGTACAAATGATTCACCACCAAGATTACCACCTAGAAAACCTTCGACCTCGATAATGGACGCCGATAGGACAGCACGATTTTTTTCTGCATTGGATATTCATTGTGTTAGAACAGATGGTAAAGCTTGTACAAAGGACATTCTAACGTTTGATCCAAACGATGATTCTTCCGAGCTTATCGAAGATTCTAAATTGGAGAATACTAAAGGTTCACATTTACCAGTAATCAGAAGTAAAGCTTATATCACCGAAACTATGGTAGTGAAATTGTTCAGAGATACGCCCGATCAATGTTTAGGGATTTTTATAGCTAAAACTGCTGAAACTAGTCCAGGATATTTGGTAGCGCATGTTGTACCCAATGGATTGGCCGATAAAGAAGGAACTTTGAAGATTGGCGATGAGATATTGATTGTCAATGGAAGGAGACTCAGAGGATTGAGCATGGCCGAAGCTAGAAAAATTCTAGGAAATGGAAGTGGCCCAGGTGAAGTTGATATCGTTGTATCCAGATATTCTTCTGTGGATCATGCTAAAAAACTTAAAGAAAGTAGTGTAGATTATGAAAACGTTAGCATAGAAAATGGTCATGGTGTTATAGTCGAGGATTCACCAAGATCTCGTTTTAAAAAACGTCAGGCCAAGCATcacagagataaaaaaaatgaatctgGCAGATCTATCATCTCtgataaaacaattttgtcaacggataataacaatggatCCACGATACAATTGCAAACGCAAAGTGTATCGAATTTTTGTACATTACCTAGAAGACCAAGGAGCACAGTTTCAACGTTTTTGACAGTTCTATTTGAAAAGGGTCCGGGAAAGAAATCCTTGGGATTTACCATTGTCGGTGGAAAGGACAGTCCTAAAGGAAGCATCG GCATCTTCATAAAATCGGTTCTACCAAGTGGTCAGGCCGCCGAAGATGGTCGTTTGCGTGCAGGAGACGAGATTTTAGCTGTGAACGGTCAGGTTTGTCACGACTTGACACACAGAGAAGCTGTACAACTCTTTCGCCATATCAAAAGTGGCCCAGTTGCGTTACATTTGTGCAGACGTATTAAAAATCGAGAACCACA AGCAACGAAGGCCAAGTCGTGTGCAGATCTTCTTCTCGTCGATACGTGA